A single region of the Saprospiraceae bacterium genome encodes:
- a CDS encoding right-handed parallel beta-helix repeat-containing protein, whose protein sequence is MKRRLLYAFNCLFLIAFLSACHTSLNIPLEAGMTITHSLAVDSAIYIIPGADSLQTPVLLVQGDNIVLDFKGATLDSGMAPSQSNRFTGLGLLVKGGSKITIKNLKIKGYKVALMAEDVDSLQIINCDFSYNYRPKLFSLWDREDFSDWLSYHQNDGDEWLRYGAGVYLKNCQHAVVKEVKVSQGQNGILMTNCNDGLLYNNSIQYNSGLGIGMYRSSRNRIMHNRLDWNVRGYSHGKYQRGQDSAGILCYEQSHENIFAYNSATHSGDGFFLWAGQTTMDTGAGGCNDNLIYANDFSQAPTNGIEVTFSRNLLINNFLEECRYGVWGGYSWGSKIIGNQISNCDIGIAIEHGQDNFIERNRFHQLKTGIQLWERTNQPTDWGYAQARNVRSRDYVVQANLFSQVAKPLEIASTDTVAIAENIFIDYETLLTSKTPNDHFSLAKNQVYNGKSWGAAQDFKVANEVLDDLSVDTNHVLLGGYGYMPPPLLDGIDAILPENHPRGRKYILMNEWGPYNFQYPSVWLREINEEEYLFLLMGPAGNWKAINGEGFLSINPKTGTFPATFKARKSPGSERLLIQFEFIGEAFTDQFGQNIARGNIYPFSFQRFEKRIDWQVSWHAYDEATDPVAAYEAFRGLRQQRPLAKSTGEGLVYHWWGSPAEGVPVDQFATFAEANPELEQGQYLISISSDDGLRFYVDGKLVLDHWAPHEPAMQEVTLSLGGKHHFLVEHYEKSGLSAIDFRIKPVSE, encoded by the coding sequence ATGAAACGACGTCTATTATACGCTTTTAACTGCCTCTTTTTGATTGCCTTTTTAAGTGCCTGCCATACAAGTCTTAATATTCCATTAGAAGCAGGTATGACGATCACACATTCCTTAGCAGTTGATTCAGCTATTTACATCATTCCAGGAGCCGACAGCTTACAAACACCCGTCTTGTTGGTTCAGGGCGATAATATCGTTTTAGATTTTAAAGGGGCTACTTTGGATAGTGGGATGGCTCCTTCCCAATCCAATCGTTTTACAGGACTTGGATTGCTGGTGAAAGGGGGAAGTAAAATTACCATTAAAAACCTTAAAATAAAAGGCTATAAGGTAGCTTTAATGGCGGAAGATGTAGATAGTTTGCAAATTATCAATTGTGATTTCAGCTACAACTATCGTCCAAAGTTGTTTAGCCTCTGGGATCGAGAGGATTTTAGTGATTGGTTGAGTTACCATCAAAACGATGGAGATGAATGGTTGCGTTATGGTGCAGGAGTGTACTTGAAAAATTGCCAGCATGCAGTAGTAAAAGAGGTGAAGGTTAGTCAAGGGCAAAATGGCATTCTAATGACCAATTGCAATGACGGGTTATTGTACAACAATTCGATTCAGTATAATTCTGGATTGGGGATTGGAATGTATCGATCGAGTCGAAACCGGATTATGCACAATCGCCTTGACTGGAATGTACGTGGGTATAGCCACGGTAAATACCAACGAGGGCAAGATTCGGCAGGCATTTTATGTTATGAGCAAAGTCATGAAAATATCTTTGCCTACAACTCGGCAACCCACTCTGGCGATGGTTTTTTCTTATGGGCTGGCCAAACAACGATGGATACAGGCGCCGGTGGCTGTAATGACAACCTGATCTATGCCAATGATTTCTCCCAAGCACCCACCAATGGGATAGAGGTGACTTTTAGCCGCAATTTGCTTATCAACAATTTCCTAGAAGAATGTCGCTATGGCGTTTGGGGAGGTTATAGCTGGGGGTCTAAAATCATTGGTAATCAAATAAGTAATTGTGATATCGGAATAGCTATTGAGCATGGTCAGGACAATTTCATTGAGCGAAATCGCTTTCACCAATTAAAAACGGGAATCCAGTTGTGGGAGAGAACCAATCAGCCAACTGATTGGGGATATGCTCAAGCGCGCAATGTACGGAGTAGAGATTATGTCGTTCAAGCCAATTTATTTTCACAGGTAGCAAAACCACTTGAGATAGCCAGCACAGATACGGTTGCTATTGCGGAGAATATATTCATTGATTATGAGACCTTGTTGACATCGAAAACACCCAATGACCACTTTTCTTTAGCAAAGAACCAGGTATACAATGGCAAAAGTTGGGGGGCCGCCCAAGACTTTAAAGTAGCAAATGAAGTGCTTGATGATTTGTCGGTTGATACCAATCATGTTTTGCTAGGAGGCTATGGCTACATGCCTCCACCGTTGTTGGACGGTATTGATGCTATTTTACCTGAAAACCACCCACGTGGACGAAAGTACATCCTTATGAATGAATGGGGCCCTTACAATTTCCAATACCCCAGTGTATGGTTGAGAGAAATCAACGAAGAAGAATACCTTTTTTTGCTAATGGGGCCTGCAGGCAACTGGAAGGCTATTAATGGCGAGGGATTTTTGAGTATAAATCCCAAAACAGGCACTTTTCCTGCGACCTTCAAAGCGCGTAAATCTCCAGGAAGTGAACGACTTCTTATCCAATTTGAATTCATTGGAGAAGCTTTTACGGATCAATTTGGTCAAAATATTGCTAGAGGAAACATCTATCCTTTTTCATTCCAACGTTTTGAAAAACGAATTGATTGGCAGGTATCATGGCATGCTTATGATGAGGCGACCGACCCCGTGGCTGCCTATGAAGCATTTCGTGGCCTTCGCCAGCAAAGACCCTTGGCAAAAAGCACAGGCGAAGGCTTAGTCTACCATTGGTGGGGGAGCCCAGCTGAAGGTGTTCCTGTCGATCAATTTGCCACCTTTGCTGAGGCAAACCCTGAACTTGAGCAAGGTCAGTACCTCATCTCCATTAGCAGTGATGACGGCCTCCGTTTTTATGTCGATGGCAAGCTAGTGCTGGACCATTGGGCGCCACATGAACCAGCGATGCAGGAGGTGACCCTTTCTTTAGGTGGAAAACATCATTTTTTAGTAGAGCACTATGAAAAAAGCGGCCTTTCAGCCATTGATTTCAGGATAAAACCTGTGTCGGAATAG
- a CDS encoding YegP family protein — translation MPFEIFQSEKSGKYYFRLKATNGQNILASEAYEKKAGAENGIQSVIKNATDDERFERKASKNGEPYFVLKAANGQPIGKSEMYSSKAAMEKGIQSVKNNAVAKTAIKDLTS, via the coding sequence ATGCCTTTTGAAATATTTCAAAGTGAAAAATCTGGGAAGTACTACTTCCGATTAAAAGCCACAAATGGCCAAAACATTTTAGCCAGCGAAGCTTATGAGAAAAAAGCTGGTGCAGAAAATGGTATTCAATCGGTCATTAAAAACGCTACGGATGACGAACGTTTTGAACGAAAAGCATCCAAAAATGGAGAACCTTACTTCGTCTTAAAGGCTGCAAATGGCCAGCCAATTGGCAAAAGCGAAATGTACAGCTCCAAAGCTGCCATGGAGAAGGGAATCCAATCCGTGAAAAATAATGCCGTTGCAAAAACAGCGATTAAGGACCTGACTAGCTAG
- a CDS encoding metallophosphoesterase, whose translation MSLSHFTFSIMLMLPFTVITAQTFTEVIERDDEQTLVAFLQHHDINECFGRQTLLSASAQYGKLNLLRYLIKAGVQIDQTCMKNRTALMIAAEYQQLQAGKILLKAGADPIKLDGRANNTFEIALENGNQDFFNHLIKVSGMKLAQPDGPFLFRQDGNVLAHLQLLKTKNEKIKILTKVIEGPFFYKREWTCFKPDGEKLFSFQLQKDHYPSPGVYPSPSKILAISDIEGNFDAFANLLKGNKVINEDFEWVYGEGHLVLVGDFFDRGPQVTETLWLVYKLEQEAEKAGGKVHFLLGNHEAMNLRGDFRYVNPKYFVHANLFNLQYANMYAPNSILGEWLRTKNTMVKIGETIFCHGGISREFIKHQLSIKQVNEISRKYIDMDQARINNDPAAKAIFNTSEGIMWYRGYVQMKTNSEEISEILDFYKAGAVVIGHTPVNEVTKLYNGQVIAIDVPHTMGEEHQQALLIEYGQIYAVGLKGKKRLLTTAATEKVVTP comes from the coding sequence ATGTCTCTATCTCATTTCACCTTCAGCATAATGCTGATGCTACCTTTCACGGTCATTACTGCGCAGACCTTCACAGAAGTTATCGAGCGGGACGATGAACAAACGCTGGTTGCTTTTTTACAACATCACGATATTAACGAATGCTTTGGCAGGCAAACGCTGCTTTCTGCCAGTGCGCAATATGGGAAATTAAACTTACTGCGGTATTTAATCAAGGCTGGGGTTCAAATTGACCAAACCTGCATGAAAAACAGAACAGCCCTGATGATCGCTGCTGAATATCAACAACTTCAGGCGGGAAAAATCTTGCTGAAAGCCGGGGCTGATCCCATAAAATTAGATGGTAGAGCAAATAACACCTTTGAAATTGCATTAGAAAATGGGAATCAAGATTTTTTCAATCACCTCATTAAGGTATCGGGTATGAAGTTGGCCCAACCTGACGGCCCTTTTTTATTTAGGCAAGATGGGAATGTCTTGGCACATTTGCAGCTATTAAAGACTAAAAACGAAAAAATAAAAATCCTGACCAAAGTAATTGAAGGACCTTTCTTTTATAAGAGGGAATGGACCTGTTTTAAACCAGACGGAGAAAAACTTTTCTCTTTTCAGCTCCAAAAAGATCATTATCCCTCCCCGGGAGTCTATCCAAGTCCCTCCAAGATATTGGCTATTTCTGATATTGAGGGTAATTTTGATGCCTTTGCCAATTTGCTGAAAGGAAACAAGGTTATTAATGAAGATTTCGAATGGGTATATGGCGAAGGGCATCTTGTACTAGTTGGAGATTTTTTTGACAGAGGGCCACAAGTGACGGAAACACTTTGGTTAGTCTATAAATTAGAGCAAGAAGCTGAAAAAGCAGGAGGTAAAGTCCATTTTTTATTAGGCAACCATGAGGCCATGAACCTAAGGGGGGATTTTAGGTATGTAAATCCAAAGTACTTCGTTCATGCCAATCTTTTCAACCTTCAATATGCCAATATGTATGCTCCCAATAGCATATTAGGAGAATGGTTGAGAACAAAAAACACGATGGTAAAGATAGGAGAGACGATATTTTGTCATGGTGGAATTTCCCGAGAATTTATCAAACATCAATTGAGTATTAAACAGGTTAATGAAATCAGCAGAAAATACATTGATATGGATCAGGCTCGCATCAATAACGATCCTGCAGCCAAGGCTATCTTTAACACATCGGAAGGCATTATGTGGTACAGAGGATATGTACAGATGAAAACCAACAGCGAAGAAATTAGCGAGATACTAGATTTTTATAAAGCGGGAGCTGTTGTGATTGGTCATACCCCAGTGAATGAGGTAACAAAACTATACAATGGGCAAGTCATAGCAATTGATGTTCCTCACACAATGGGTGAGGAACATCAACAAGCGCTACTGATAGAATACGGTCAAATATATGCCGTGGGTTTAAAAGGGAAGAAACGGCTATTAACAACAGCAGCGACCGAGAAAGTCGTAACACCATGA
- a CDS encoding VWA domain-containing protein, which yields MSKSIIKRQTELSANIVQFCRFLRNEDYRIGPEEEADALQSLAFIPLGDQETFRLALKSLLARSRMQQEQFDAHFDRYWKELEKAVDSKKQEKLEDAKKRGPNKKSKQASFQALKSWLYGQGKAQEEDSAIASYSAEEVLTKKDFSAMTDDEMRLVFRKLQQIARSIVRKKSRLRTASKTARQLDLKRTIRLNLRKGPGIQQFLFSKAKDKKLKLVLLCDISKSMDLYSRFLIHFIYAFQNAYDRIETFVFSTALHQVSHLLREYEFKRAFELISERIPHWSGGTQIGQSLSDFINKHGHSLLDRRTVVLILSDGWDTGAPSILEAAMQQLHKSAGRVLWLNPLAGSPAYQAEVTGMKTALPYIDVFAAAHNVESLKKVAHILRKGKNRQPLLKH from the coding sequence ATGTCTAAATCAATTATCAAAAGACAAACCGAACTGAGTGCCAATATTGTCCAATTTTGCCGTTTTTTGCGCAATGAGGACTACCGTATTGGCCCAGAAGAGGAGGCAGATGCCCTACAAAGTCTTGCGTTTATACCCCTTGGCGATCAGGAGACCTTCCGCCTGGCCCTAAAGTCTTTGCTAGCGCGAAGCCGAATGCAACAAGAACAATTTGACGCTCATTTTGACCGGTATTGGAAAGAATTAGAGAAGGCAGTAGATTCAAAAAAACAAGAAAAGCTAGAAGACGCCAAAAAACGCGGGCCTAACAAAAAAAGTAAGCAAGCCTCCTTCCAAGCTTTAAAAAGTTGGCTATACGGCCAGGGGAAAGCGCAGGAAGAAGACAGTGCTATTGCGTCCTACAGTGCGGAGGAAGTACTAACAAAAAAGGATTTTTCTGCCATGACAGATGATGAGATGCGTCTTGTCTTTCGAAAGTTGCAACAAATAGCCCGTTCGATAGTGCGCAAAAAAAGTCGTTTGCGGACAGCCTCTAAAACAGCCAGGCAACTTGACCTCAAGCGTACCATCCGACTTAACCTACGCAAGGGTCCCGGTATTCAACAATTCCTTTTTAGCAAGGCTAAAGATAAAAAGTTAAAGCTCGTTTTGCTTTGTGATATTAGCAAGTCGATGGATTTATACAGCAGGTTTCTTATTCATTTTATTTATGCCTTCCAAAATGCCTATGATCGCATTGAGACCTTTGTCTTTAGCACTGCCCTTCATCAAGTGAGCCACCTCCTTCGGGAATATGAGTTCAAGCGAGCTTTTGAGCTTATTTCCGAACGGATTCCACATTGGTCCGGGGGCACACAAATTGGCCAGAGTTTATCCGATTTTATTAATAAACATGGCCATAGCCTGCTTGACCGGCGGACGGTGGTGCTTATTCTCAGTGATGGCTGGGATACCGGAGCCCCCTCCATACTCGAGGCCGCTATGCAACAACTGCACAAATCAGCTGGCCGCGTGCTTTGGCTCAACCCACTTGCCGGAAGCCCTGCTTACCAAGCGGAAGTGACAGGGATGAAAACGGCTCTACCTTACATAGATGTATTTGCGGCTGCTCATAATGTTGAAAGTTTAAAGAAAGTGGCGCATATTTTGAGAAAAGGGAAAAATCGCCAGCCGTTATTAAAGCACTGA
- a CDS encoding MoxR family ATPase, which translates to MSKELSDIEGLLSHQGYIADRSIAMSIFLAMRLGKPLLVEGPAGVGKTEIAKVMARALETDLIRLQCYEGLDATHALYEWNYQHQLLYLKMEEGKQVGTQALQKNIFSDTFLLKRPILQAITQAKSPVLLIDEMDRADEEFESFLLEVLSDWQITIPEIGTIKAVHKPYVIITSNRVRELSEALRRRCLYLWVSYPSFEKELAIVKSKVPGIDAQLGLQICQFMQELRQMKLEKAPGVAETIDWATALASLHFTHLDKTIIEDTLGVVLKDWQDIRHVQDSLSELLEKVGVTKRF; encoded by the coding sequence ATGTCAAAAGAATTATCGGATATCGAAGGCTTGCTTTCTCATCAAGGATATATTGCCGACCGATCCATTGCCATGTCTATTTTTTTAGCCATGCGATTGGGGAAACCCCTTTTGGTAGAAGGCCCAGCGGGGGTGGGTAAAACCGAGATTGCTAAGGTCATGGCTAGGGCTTTGGAAACTGATCTTATTCGATTGCAATGCTATGAAGGCTTGGATGCCACCCATGCCCTTTACGAGTGGAACTATCAGCATCAACTTCTTTACCTAAAGATGGAAGAAGGAAAACAGGTCGGCACGCAAGCCTTGCAAAAAAATATATTCAGTGATACCTTTTTGTTAAAGCGACCAATTCTACAGGCAATAACCCAAGCTAAAAGCCCTGTTTTACTCATTGATGAAATGGATCGGGCAGACGAGGAATTTGAAAGCTTCTTGTTGGAGGTACTCTCCGACTGGCAGATTACCATTCCTGAAATTGGTACGATTAAGGCAGTGCATAAACCTTATGTCATCATTACGAGTAATAGAGTAAGAGAATTATCAGAGGCGCTGCGACGGCGTTGTCTTTACCTTTGGGTATCTTACCCTTCCTTTGAGAAAGAATTGGCGATTGTCAAAAGTAAAGTACCAGGTATTGACGCCCAGTTGGGACTTCAAATCTGCCAGTTCATGCAGGAACTTCGACAAATGAAACTAGAAAAAGCCCCTGGTGTAGCAGAAACCATTGATTGGGCCACGGCACTCGCGTCCCTACATTTCACCCACTTGGATAAAACGATCATTGAGGACACGCTGGGCGTTGTGCTAAAAGATTGGCAAGATATTAGGCATGTACAAGATTCCTTGTCGGAATTGTTAGAGAAAGTTGGCGTGACCAAGCGGTTTTGA
- a CDS encoding xanthine dehydrogenase family protein subunit M, which yields MIPAAFDYQKASSVAEAVGLLQTHGMDAKILAGGHSLIPAMKLRLNQPGILIDISGIAALKGIAVDSQMVAIGAGCTHAQIASSDTISKHIPLFAQTAKVIGDIQVRNKGTLGGSIAHADPAADWPAALLASGATIEVVGAGGSRKIAANDFFTGFYSTALGEDEVIVAIHVPASSSDYSSAYAKFFQPASRFAIVGCAAVLKFKGENCESASIAFTGVADIPFVDKKVSHALSGKALNDKNITEAAALAAQDMDILGDHFASAEYRKHLAKVYAERAIRAAIANR from the coding sequence ATGATTCCTGCAGCATTTGATTATCAAAAGGCGTCATCCGTAGCAGAGGCCGTTGGGCTCCTGCAGACACACGGCATGGATGCCAAAATATTGGCGGGTGGTCATAGCCTGATTCCAGCTATGAAACTTCGCCTCAACCAACCCGGTATATTGATTGACATTAGTGGAATTGCAGCATTAAAGGGGATCGCAGTGGATAGCCAAATGGTTGCTATCGGTGCGGGCTGCACACATGCCCAAATAGCGAGTTCTGATACTATTTCAAAACATATTCCCTTATTTGCTCAAACAGCCAAGGTAATAGGTGACATCCAAGTTCGAAATAAAGGGACGCTAGGAGGTAGTATTGCTCATGCTGATCCGGCAGCGGATTGGCCGGCAGCTTTATTAGCTTCGGGGGCCACCATTGAGGTTGTGGGGGCTGGCGGAAGTCGCAAAATTGCAGCTAACGATTTTTTTACAGGTTTTTATAGTACCGCCTTGGGGGAAGATGAGGTGATTGTAGCTATCCACGTTCCCGCTAGTTCAAGCGATTACAGTAGTGCTTATGCCAAATTTTTCCAACCAGCTTCCCGATTTGCAATAGTAGGCTGTGCTGCCGTTCTCAAATTTAAAGGAGAAAACTGCGAGTCGGCTAGTATTGCCTTTACGGGGGTGGCTGACATTCCATTTGTAGATAAAAAAGTGAGCCATGCTTTATCGGGAAAGGCCTTAAATGACAAAAACATAACTGAGGCAGCAGCACTTGCTGCACAGGATATGGATATTTTAGGTGACCACTTTGCCTCTGCAGAGTACCGTAAGCATTTGGCCAAAGTTTATGCGGAAAGAGCTATCCGAGCTGCTATAGCTAATCGATAA
- a CDS encoding xanthine dehydrogenase family protein molybdopterin-binding subunit: MTKMIGKSVKRVEDKRLITGKGKYTDDIILPGMTYAHFVRSPYAHAKILSIDTSAALAHPGVVAIYTGADIAELNGVPCGWQVNFKSGETMKEPKHPLLVADKARHTGDAVAVVVAESREAAKDAATLVDVEYEELPAVVDPKKAAAPGAPLVHDDVPNNLCFDWELGNPKAEVDAAIASSAHVTTLEFNNQRLAPNAIEPRSYIGDYDATSEKYTLYTSTQNPHLIRLLLCAFVLGIPEHKVRVVSQDVGGGFGSKIFHYTEEALVTWISKQLCRPVKWTAERSESFLMDAHGRDHVTKAEMGFDADGKITALRVKTYASMGGYLSTFAPAVPTYLHGTLLQGLYTTPKINVDVSATFTHTCAVDAYRGAGRPEATYLLERLMDTAALEMGVDPAELRFKNFIPAFNGIDEPGYATQVALQYDSGNYHPVLKRALEMVGYEDFRKEQEAARKKGKLLGIGFSTYIEACGIAPSAVVGALGARAGLFEVSQVRVQPTGKVSVFTGAHSHGQGHETTFAQVVADKFGIPLEDVDIVHGDSDSVAFGMGTYGSRSLAVGGSALVMSIEKIIAKGAKIAAHKLEAAEDDLEFADGKWTVKGTDKSIGFGDVSLTAYVPHDYPAGLEPGLDFSSFYDPANFTYPFGAHIAIVEVDKDTGKVTLKRFIACDDVGNVINPMIVDGQIHGGVVQGIGQAMLEHAYYDDDGQLVSGSYMDYAMPRADDVPMIETDRTTTPCPHNPLGVKGAGEAGAIGSTPAVVNAVMDALSPFGIKNLSMPLTSESVWRAMNG, encoded by the coding sequence ATGACTAAGATGATAGGAAAATCAGTAAAGCGGGTAGAAGACAAGCGATTAATCACAGGTAAAGGTAAATATACCGATGATATTATCCTACCTGGCATGACTTATGCTCATTTTGTGCGTAGTCCATATGCCCATGCAAAAATACTTAGTATAGATACCTCAGCGGCATTGGCGCACCCTGGTGTGGTAGCGATTTACACAGGTGCAGACATTGCAGAACTGAATGGTGTGCCATGTGGTTGGCAGGTCAATTTCAAGAGTGGAGAGACCATGAAAGAGCCTAAGCATCCATTGTTAGTGGCTGATAAAGCCCGTCATACAGGGGATGCCGTGGCCGTGGTGGTTGCCGAGAGCCGGGAAGCAGCCAAAGACGCTGCTACATTGGTAGATGTCGAGTACGAGGAGCTTCCAGCTGTGGTTGACCCTAAAAAGGCTGCCGCGCCAGGTGCTCCCTTGGTTCACGATGATGTACCCAATAACCTTTGTTTTGATTGGGAATTGGGTAACCCTAAGGCGGAAGTTGACGCAGCTATTGCTTCATCAGCCCATGTCACTACACTTGAGTTCAACAACCAACGCCTGGCCCCCAATGCCATTGAGCCTAGGAGCTATATTGGCGACTATGACGCAACCAGTGAAAAATATACCTTATATACCAGCACTCAGAATCCGCATTTGATTAGGTTATTGCTTTGTGCTTTTGTGCTGGGCATCCCAGAGCATAAGGTACGGGTTGTCAGCCAGGACGTTGGGGGTGGATTTGGCAGTAAAATTTTTCATTATACAGAAGAGGCGCTGGTTACCTGGATATCGAAGCAGCTTTGTCGTCCTGTAAAATGGACAGCAGAACGCAGCGAAAGTTTCCTCATGGATGCTCATGGCCGCGATCATGTTACGAAAGCCGAAATGGGTTTTGACGCTGATGGTAAAATCACTGCTTTACGGGTTAAAACGTATGCCTCTATGGGGGGTTACCTTTCTACTTTCGCACCTGCTGTACCTACTTATTTGCACGGTACCCTTTTGCAAGGGTTATATACGACGCCAAAAATCAATGTTGATGTCAGCGCCACCTTTACGCATACCTGTGCGGTAGATGCCTACAGAGGTGCTGGCCGGCCAGAAGCTACTTATCTTTTGGAACGACTAATGGATACTGCGGCCCTAGAGATGGGAGTAGATCCTGCCGAATTGCGTTTTAAAAATTTCATTCCTGCTTTTAATGGTATTGATGAACCAGGATATGCTACTCAGGTTGCCCTTCAATACGATAGTGGCAATTATCATCCCGTGTTGAAAAGAGCCCTTGAGATGGTAGGTTATGAGGATTTCCGAAAAGAGCAGGAAGCTGCTCGCAAGAAGGGTAAATTACTAGGTATTGGCTTTTCTACTTATATCGAAGCTTGTGGTATCGCCCCTTCAGCGGTGGTTGGTGCCTTAGGTGCAAGAGCTGGCTTGTTTGAAGTTAGCCAAGTACGCGTCCAGCCCACTGGCAAGGTGAGTGTCTTCACGGGTGCTCATTCTCATGGACAAGGCCATGAAACGACCTTTGCGCAAGTTGTTGCTGACAAGTTCGGTATTCCATTAGAAGATGTGGATATCGTTCATGGTGATTCTGACTCGGTGGCGTTTGGGATGGGGACCTATGGATCGCGTAGCTTGGCGGTAGGTGGTAGTGCCTTGGTGATGAGCATTGAAAAAATCATTGCCAAAGGGGCCAAGATTGCCGCACACAAATTAGAAGCAGCCGAAGATGATCTCGAATTTGCAGATGGCAAATGGACGGTAAAAGGGACGGACAAATCCATTGGTTTTGGTGATGTTTCCCTGACAGCTTATGTTCCTCATGATTATCCTGCGGGTTTAGAGCCTGGTCTGGATTTCTCTAGTTTTTACGATCCAGCTAACTTTACTTACCCTTTTGGTGCCCATATTGCTATCGTTGAGGTAGACAAAGATACAGGTAAGGTGACGCTTAAGCGATTTATTGCCTGCGATGATGTTGGCAATGTCATCAACCCGATGATTGTAGATGGGCAGATTCATGGGGGCGTAGTGCAAGGTATCGGGCAAGCGATGCTAGAGCATGCCTATTATGACGACGATGGGCAATTGGTTTCTGGGTCCTATATGGATTATGCCATGCCACGAGCGGATGATGTCCCTATGATTGAAACCGACCGAACAACGACGCCATGTCCACACAACCCACTAGGAGTGAAAGGGGCTGGAGAAGCAGGCGCTATTGGTTCGACGCCAGCGGTCGTCAATGCCGTCATGGATGCGTTGTCTCCTTTTGGCATTAAAAACCTCTCTATGCCATTGACGTCTGAAAGCGTTTGGCGGGCGATGAATGGGTAA
- a CDS encoding (2Fe-2S)-binding protein yields MKKQIHLTVNGKAYSHEVEARLLLVHYLRDVLRLTGSHVGCDTSSCGACTILIDGQAVKSCTMLAVQAHGTNITTIEGLANNGTLHPLQEGFREEHGLQCGFCTPGMIMTAADLLSNNPDPSEQEIRHALEGNFCRCTGYHNIVKSIQYAANKINKKEVAS; encoded by the coding sequence ATGAAAAAACAAATTCACCTAACCGTTAATGGCAAAGCCTATAGCCACGAGGTTGAAGCCCGGCTTTTGCTGGTTCACTACCTACGTGATGTGTTGCGTTTAACGGGCTCGCATGTGGGGTGTGACACCAGTAGTTGTGGTGCTTGCACGATCTTAATTGATGGGCAGGCCGTCAAGAGTTGCACTATGCTAGCCGTACAAGCTCATGGAACCAACATCACCACCATTGAAGGCTTGGCCAATAATGGTACTTTACATCCCTTACAAGAAGGTTTTAGGGAAGAGCACGGTTTACAATGTGGTTTTTGTACCCCAGGTATGATTATGACCGCTGCCGACTTATTGAGCAACAACCCTGACCCTAGTGAACAAGAAATCAGACATGCCCTAGAGGGCAATTTCTGCCGCTGTACTGGCTATCACAACATCGTCAAATCTATTCAGTACGCTGCTAACAAAATAAACAAAAAGGAGGTAGCATCATGA
- a CDS encoding carbon monoxide dehydrogenase subunit G — MKIEGNHLLNASPEAIWEKLLDTETLAKITPGVKHLEMTEPDEFIATSEVKIGPVQGSFKGHLSIKDKKEPEGFTLVLTQKSKIGNATAEVKLHILPQEGGQTNIQYEGDAKLSGVLANTGQRVIGGVINTLSKQFFKALEEELA, encoded by the coding sequence ATGAAAATTGAAGGCAACCATTTATTAAATGCCTCCCCTGAGGCCATCTGGGAAAAATTACTAGATACCGAAACCTTGGCAAAAATCACGCCAGGTGTGAAGCACCTGGAGATGACGGAACCTGATGAATTTATTGCTACCTCTGAAGTCAAAATTGGCCCTGTACAAGGCTCATTCAAAGGTCATTTATCCATTAAGGACAAAAAAGAGCCAGAAGGTTTCACCTTGGTATTGACACAAAAAAGTAAGATTGGCAATGCTACCGCAGAGGTAAAGCTCCACATTCTCCCTCAGGAAGGTGGCCAGACAAACATACAATACGAGGGAGACGCGAAGCTTTCCGGTGTGCTGGCTAATACAGGGCAGCGGGTAATAGGGGGCGTAATTAATACATTGTCAAAACAGTTTTTCAAAGCACTTGAAGAAGAATTAGCATAA